TCTTATAACCAAGACCTTGATGAGGCCTAACGAAGTTGTAAAAGCTTAGATACCTAAATAGTTTCCTGTTCATTTCATCAACTGTCGGCTCAGTCCCTTCTATCATCCACAGTTCCTTCTCCACCGTCTGTATGAACCTTTCAACATGTGCATTGGTCTTGGGAGACCT
This genomic window from Balnearium lithotrophicum contains:
- a CDS encoding integrase core domain-containing protein → RSPKTNAHVERFIQTVEKELWMIEGTEPTVDEMNRKLFRYLSFYNFVRPHQGLGYKTPVEKFEEYIKKLQGVHHVLNENTDTSQTAYLSS